Proteins from a genomic interval of Paenibacillus sp. FSL H8-0048:
- the glyQ gene encoding glycine--tRNA ligase subunit alpha: MNFQQMILTLQQFWAAQNCILVQPYDTEKGAGTMNPMTFLRSLGPEPWKVAYVEPSRRPSDGRYGENPNRLYQHHQFQVIIKPSPDNIQELYLDSLKALGVDPLLHDVRFVEDNWENPSLGCAGLGWEVWLDGMEITQFTYFQQVGGIEASPVAVEITYGMERLASYIQDKENVFDLEWVDGMTYGDVFHQPEVEHSTYTFEVSDVKMLFTLFNTYEEEARRAMENHLVFPAYDYVLKCSHTFNLLDARGAISVTERTGFITRVRNLARTVAATYLEEREKLGFPLLKKEGADHV; the protein is encoded by the coding sequence ATGAACTTTCAGCAGATGATTCTGACCCTGCAGCAATTCTGGGCCGCCCAGAATTGTATTCTCGTCCAGCCGTATGATACGGAAAAAGGGGCGGGCACGATGAACCCTATGACTTTTTTGCGTTCCCTGGGTCCGGAGCCGTGGAAGGTTGCCTATGTGGAGCCTTCACGCCGTCCGTCCGACGGCCGTTACGGGGAGAACCCGAACCGCCTGTATCAGCATCACCAGTTCCAGGTGATCATCAAGCCGTCCCCGGACAATATTCAGGAGCTGTACCTGGACAGTCTGAAGGCACTGGGCGTAGATCCCCTGCTGCATGATGTGCGGTTTGTCGAAGACAACTGGGAGAATCCGTCCCTGGGCTGTGCGGGCCTCGGATGGGAAGTGTGGCTGGACGGTATGGAAATTACCCAGTTCACCTACTTCCAGCAGGTTGGCGGAATTGAAGCAAGTCCGGTAGCGGTGGAGATTACTTACGGGATGGAGCGTCTGGCCTCCTATATTCAGGATAAGGAGAATGTCTTTGACCTGGAATGGGTGGACGGCATGACGTACGGAGATGTATTCCATCAGCCGGAGGTTGAGCATTCCACCTACACCTTTGAGGTCTCGGATGTCAAAATGCTGTTCACCCTGTTCAACACCTATGAAGAGGAAGCGCGCCGGGCGATGGAGAATCATTTGGTTTTCCCGGCCTATGATTACGTGCTGAAATGCTCGCATACCTTCAATCTGCTGGATGCGCGCGGCGCAATCAGCGTAACGGAACGCACAGGCTTCATCACGAGAGTACGCAATTTGGCCCGCACCGTAGCGGCGACATATCTGGAGGAACGCGAGAAGCTGGGCTTCCCGCTGCTGAAGAAAGAAGGTGCTGACCATGTCTAA
- the glyS gene encoding glycine--tRNA ligase subunit beta: MSKDILFEIGLEEIPARFIRAAMEQLKDRTAKWLEASRISHQGVSAYATPRRLAVLVKDAAERQEDVSEEVKGPSRKIALDASGEWSKAALGFARSQGATPEQFTFKELAGVEYIYVTKSSTGIETASLLSEGLAGIVSSMTFPKNMRWGAYDFKFVRPIRWMVALFGQEIIDLTITGVKAGNVSRGHRFLGEEAVIAEPAAYVEALRSQHVLVDVKEREELILSGIHKLAEEKNWKIAVKEDLLEEVLFLVETPTVLFGTFDPAFLNIPQEVLITSMREHQRYFPVFGEDGKLLPFFVTVRNGNAVSLDVIAKGNEKVLRARLSDAKFFYEEDQKLQINDALAKLENIVYHEELGSVGDKVRRIRAIADRLAVKLELSSEAAAEVSRTADICKFDLVTQMVGEFPELQGTMGEDYARKAGEAEQVSKAVFEHYQPRFAGDAVPSTQAGLVVSLADKIDTIVGCFSIGIIPTGSQDPYALRRQAAGIVQIVLEHQLSLSLQEIFAAALEVHGSFRTEKHFSPELRITLYEFFGLRVKRLLADNNVRYDVVDAALAAGFDDIVDVVGRSLALMNAVTDLADFKITVDSLTRVSNLAAKAPEGAVIDPALLKEEAEQKLYSTWQSIHEPYRAALASRHAAEALQILSGLEAAVTGFFDSVMVMAEDEAVRSNRLALLAGIHTDSKLFADFGKLVW, from the coding sequence ATGTCTAAGGATATTCTGTTCGAGATCGGTCTGGAGGAAATTCCTGCACGCTTTATCCGGGCGGCGATGGAGCAACTGAAGGACAGAACGGCGAAATGGCTGGAGGCCTCACGCATCAGTCATCAGGGCGTTAGTGCATATGCAACACCGCGCCGCCTTGCCGTACTGGTGAAGGATGCGGCAGAGCGCCAAGAGGATGTAAGCGAAGAGGTCAAAGGACCGTCACGCAAAATTGCGCTGGATGCCAGCGGCGAGTGGAGCAAGGCGGCCCTGGGCTTTGCCCGCAGTCAGGGTGCAACCCCGGAGCAGTTCACGTTCAAGGAACTGGCAGGCGTAGAATACATCTATGTGACCAAGAGCAGCACCGGCATTGAGACAGCCTCTCTTCTCTCCGAAGGCCTGGCTGGCATTGTCAGCAGCATGACCTTCCCGAAGAATATGCGCTGGGGCGCTTATGATTTCAAGTTCGTCCGTCCGATCCGCTGGATGGTGGCCCTCTTCGGCCAAGAGATCATTGACCTTACGATTACCGGAGTCAAGGCGGGCAATGTGAGCCGCGGCCACCGTTTCCTCGGGGAAGAAGCTGTGATCGCTGAGCCTGCTGCATACGTTGAAGCTCTGCGCAGCCAGCATGTGCTGGTGGATGTGAAGGAACGCGAAGAGCTGATTCTAAGCGGTATTCATAAGCTTGCGGAAGAGAAAAACTGGAAGATTGCGGTCAAAGAGGATCTGCTGGAAGAGGTCTTGTTCCTGGTAGAGACGCCGACGGTGCTGTTCGGTACCTTTGATCCGGCCTTCCTGAATATTCCGCAGGAGGTGCTGATCACCTCTATGCGTGAGCATCAGCGTTACTTCCCGGTGTTCGGTGAAGACGGCAAGCTGTTGCCGTTCTTCGTAACAGTGCGTAACGGGAATGCGGTATCGCTGGATGTCATCGCCAAGGGGAATGAGAAGGTGCTGCGCGCCCGCTTGTCAGATGCCAAATTCTTTTATGAAGAGGACCAGAAGCTGCAGATTAACGATGCGCTGGCTAAGCTGGAGAATATCGTCTACCATGAAGAGCTGGGCAGTGTGGGTGACAAAGTGCGCCGTATCCGTGCCATTGCTGACCGCTTGGCTGTGAAGCTTGAGCTGTCTTCAGAGGCTGCTGCGGAAGTCAGCCGTACAGCGGATATCTGCAAATTCGATCTGGTAACCCAGATGGTAGGAGAGTTCCCTGAGCTTCAAGGCACGATGGGTGAGGATTATGCCCGTAAGGCCGGGGAAGCAGAGCAGGTGTCCAAAGCGGTCTTCGAGCACTATCAGCCGCGCTTCGCCGGAGATGCCGTTCCTTCTACACAGGCAGGTCTTGTAGTCAGCCTTGCTGATAAAATCGATACGATTGTCGGCTGCTTCTCCATCGGAATTATTCCAACCGGCTCCCAGGACCCGTATGCTCTGCGCCGTCAGGCGGCAGGGATTGTCCAGATCGTGCTGGAGCATCAGCTGAGCCTAAGCCTGCAGGAGATTTTTGCAGCGGCACTGGAAGTCCATGGAAGTTTCCGTACAGAGAAACATTTCTCCCCCGAACTGCGTATAACCCTGTATGAGTTCTTCGGTCTGCGCGTCAAACGCCTGTTAGCCGACAACAATGTACGTTATGATGTTGTGGATGCAGCGCTTGCCGCAGGATTCGATGATATCGTTGACGTAGTAGGCAGAAGTCTTGCTTTGATGAATGCAGTAACCGATCTGGCTGATTTCAAAATCACCGTGGATTCACTGACCCGTGTCAGCAATCTGGCCGCCAAAGCTCCGGAGGGTGCAGTTATCGACCCGGCCTTGCTTAAGGAAGAAGCGGAACAGAAGCTGTACTCGACTTGGCAGAGTATTCATGAGCCTTACCGCGCAGCCCTTGCTTCCAGACATGCCGCTGAAGCCCTGCAGATTCTGTCGGGACTTGAAGCAGCCGTTACCGGATTCTTCGATTCGGTTATGGTTATGGCCGAAGACGAAGCCGTCCGCTCGAACCGTCTGGCGCTGCTGGCCGGCATTCATACGGATTCCAAATTGTTTGCTGATTTCGGCAAGCTGGTGTGGTAA
- a CDS encoding YaiI/YqxD family protein, with amino-acid sequence METSRLRKIVVDGDACPVKQEIIAVARRFGLPVLMVSSYDHVLRAEEGVTVVQVDRGADSADLYIANHISAGDVVITQDYGLAALALGKRCLALSNRGQEYENSTMDFMLESRHAKAVERRRGHYSKGPKAITAEEKNLFQHKLTKLLTILQENVQL; translated from the coding sequence TTGGAAACTTCCCGGCTAAGGAAGATTGTTGTGGACGGTGATGCCTGTCCGGTTAAGCAGGAGATTATTGCTGTGGCGCGCAGGTTCGGGCTTCCGGTGCTGATGGTCTCTTCCTACGATCATGTGCTGCGGGCGGAAGAAGGCGTTACGGTGGTTCAGGTGGACCGCGGGGCGGATAGTGCCGACCTCTATATCGCCAATCATATTTCTGCAGGAGATGTCGTAATTACGCAGGATTATGGACTGGCGGCGCTGGCGCTGGGCAAACGCTGCCTTGCACTTTCGAACCGGGGCCAGGAATATGAGAATTCTACCATGGATTTTATGCTGGAGAGCAGGCATGCCAAGGCGGTTGAACGCAGGCGCGGGCACTATTCCAAGGGTCCCAAAGCGATTACCGCAGAGGAAAAAAATCTTTTTCAACATAAACTGACAAAACTTTTAACAATTTTGCAGGAGAATGTCCAGCTATAG
- the dnaG gene encoding DNA primase, whose translation MKVANVASGHGPIPEEVIENVLARHDIVDTVSKVVQLSKQGKYLWGLCPFHSEKSPSFTVTPDRGVFHCFGCGMGGNAIKFRMEIEGLSFPEAVRIMAEESDIPVPEGRGGALAAPDPERDRLIQAYELSAKFYHFLLKNTEYGTAAMDYLRTRGFSDKMIDQFQIGYAPDRWDTLLQFLEKRGFDLAEMEKGGLLSARGEGKGYLDRFRGRVIFPIANRMGKTIAFAGRILGEGQPKYLNSPESRLFNKSRILYNLHQSKASIRKTRQIVLFEGYGDVISAWEAGVQNGVATMGTSLTEGHVGLMKSLGDEIVLAYDGDKAGQAAALKAIPILESSGLRVKVALLPSGLDPDEFISRHGGDRFREQVIDSAVSSIKFKLIYLKKNHILLEEDGKIAYVKEALEIIAGLHSSTEREVYLREIASELELSYDSLKQDCNLLRASMQKNNPEGDNNDNRWNNGRHKKGQVQTPTLLPAYHVAERRLLSFMIQDPEAAAYVGERLGEEFNIDDHAAIAAYLYAYYAQGKPPGISRFLSSLQDDRLEKTATAISMMDTPPDWNTQVLDDCIREVRKYPLQRKIEHRREEMIQAEKSGDFLRAAQIASEILALERQ comes from the coding sequence ATGAAGGTGGCTAATGTGGCTAGCGGACATGGTCCTATTCCCGAAGAGGTTATCGAGAACGTGCTGGCGCGGCATGATATTGTCGATACAGTCAGCAAGGTTGTCCAATTGTCCAAGCAGGGTAAATACTTATGGGGCCTTTGCCCGTTCCATTCGGAGAAGTCCCCTTCCTTCACTGTTACCCCTGACCGGGGAGTCTTTCATTGTTTTGGCTGCGGTATGGGCGGAAATGCCATCAAATTCAGGATGGAAATCGAAGGATTATCCTTCCCCGAAGCAGTCAGAATCATGGCGGAAGAGAGTGATATCCCTGTTCCTGAGGGTAGAGGCGGGGCGCTGGCTGCCCCCGACCCTGAGCGGGACCGGCTGATTCAGGCGTATGAATTATCGGCGAAGTTTTATCATTTTTTGCTGAAGAACACGGAATACGGCACTGCCGCCATGGATTACTTAAGAACCCGGGGGTTCAGCGACAAAATGATTGACCAGTTCCAGATCGGCTACGCGCCGGACCGCTGGGATACGCTGCTGCAGTTTCTGGAGAAGCGCGGCTTCGATCTCGCCGAGATGGAGAAGGGCGGGCTATTGTCTGCCAGAGGGGAAGGCAAAGGATATCTGGACCGCTTCCGCGGCCGGGTTATTTTTCCGATTGCGAACCGTATGGGCAAGACGATTGCCTTCGCCGGACGTATTCTCGGGGAGGGGCAGCCGAAGTACCTTAACTCTCCCGAGAGCCGCTTATTCAACAAAAGCCGGATTCTGTACAATCTCCACCAGTCCAAAGCATCCATCCGCAAAACGCGGCAAATCGTCCTGTTCGAGGGATACGGTGATGTCATTTCGGCTTGGGAGGCAGGTGTGCAGAACGGGGTAGCCACGATGGGAACCTCGCTTACTGAGGGTCACGTGGGCTTAATGAAGAGCCTTGGAGATGAGATTGTGCTTGCCTATGATGGAGATAAGGCTGGACAAGCTGCCGCCCTTAAGGCCATTCCTATTCTGGAGTCCAGCGGTCTGCGGGTCAAGGTTGCCCTGCTTCCCAGCGGCCTCGATCCGGATGAATTCATCTCCCGTCATGGCGGGGACAGATTCAGAGAACAGGTGATTGACTCTGCCGTGTCTTCCATCAAATTTAAGCTTATATATCTGAAAAAAAACCATATACTCCTAGAGGAAGACGGCAAAATTGCCTATGTCAAGGAGGCTCTGGAGATTATCGCCGGACTCCATTCTTCAACGGAGCGGGAGGTGTACCTGCGGGAAATCGCCTCCGAGCTTGAGCTGTCCTACGACAGTCTGAAGCAGGATTGCAATTTACTTCGGGCCTCCATGCAAAAAAACAATCCCGAAGGGGATAATAACGATAATAGGTGGAATAATGGTAGGCATAAAAAAGGGCAAGTGCAGACACCTACATTGCTGCCTGCTTACCATGTTGCAGAACGGCGCCTGTTATCATTCATGATTCAAGACCCGGAAGCGGCGGCCTATGTGGGTGAACGGCTCGGGGAAGAGTTCAATATTGATGATCATGCGGCAATCGCCGCTTATCTATATGCTTATTATGCGCAAGGCAAACCACCCGGCATCAGCCGGTTTCTATCATCGCTTCAGGACGACCGTCTGGAGAAGACCGCAACGGCGATCTCCATGATGGACACCCCTCCAGACTGGAATACCCAGGTTCTGGACGATTGTATTCGTGAAGTGCGGAAGTATCCTCTGCAGCGCAAAATTGAACATAGGCGTGAAGAGATGATTCAGGCGGAGAAATCCGGTGACTTTTTGCGTGCAGCACAAATAGCAAGTGAAATTTTAGCCCTAGAGAGACAATGA
- the rpoD gene encoding RNA polymerase sigma factor RpoD — MANDQHTELEAEFTLDQVKDQLIDHGKKRSSLNYKDIMEKLSPFDQDPEQMEEFYEQLSDLGIEVVNENDEEVNSLRPSDDNEDKEGDDFSFDDDLSLPPGIKINDPVRMYLKEIGRVPLLSADDEVELAMRIKNGDEEAKRRLAEANLRLVVSIAKRYVGRGMLFLDLIQEGNMGLIKAVEKFDHNKGFKFSTYATWWIRQAITRAIADQARTIRIPVHMVETINKLIRVSRQLLQELGREPSPEEIAAEMELTVEKVREIMKIAQEPVSLETPIGEEDDSHLGDFIEDQEALAPADAAAYELLKEQLEDVLDTLTEREENVLRLRFGLDDGRTRTLEEVGKVFGVTRERIRQIEAKALRKLRHPSRSKRLKDFLE; from the coding sequence ATGGCGAACGATCAGCACACTGAACTGGAAGCGGAATTTACTCTGGATCAGGTTAAGGATCAGCTTATTGATCACGGGAAGAAAAGATCATCACTTAATTACAAAGATATCATGGAGAAATTGTCGCCATTCGATCAGGACCCCGAGCAGATGGAGGAATTCTACGAACAACTGAGCGATCTGGGGATTGAGGTTGTGAATGAGAATGATGAAGAGGTGAACAGCCTCCGTCCAAGCGATGACAATGAGGACAAAGAAGGTGACGACTTCAGCTTCGACGATGACCTGTCGCTGCCTCCGGGTATCAAGATCAACGACCCCGTCCGGATGTACTTAAAGGAAATCGGCCGCGTGCCGCTGTTATCGGCTGACGATGAAGTGGAACTGGCGATGCGCATCAAGAATGGTGATGAGGAGGCGAAGCGGAGACTGGCAGAAGCGAACCTGCGGCTCGTGGTCAGTATCGCCAAGCGTTATGTCGGACGCGGCATGCTGTTCCTGGATCTGATTCAGGAAGGCAATATGGGTCTGATCAAGGCGGTTGAGAAGTTTGACCATAACAAAGGCTTCAAGTTCAGTACCTATGCGACCTGGTGGATTCGTCAGGCGATTACGCGTGCGATTGCCGACCAGGCGCGTACGATCCGTATTCCGGTGCATATGGTTGAAACCATCAACAAGCTGATCCGGGTCTCCCGCCAACTCTTGCAGGAGCTGGGACGCGAGCCGTCGCCGGAGGAGATTGCAGCGGAGATGGAGCTTACCGTTGAGAAGGTTAGGGAGATCATGAAGATCGCCCAGGAGCCGGTATCTCTGGAGACACCAATCGGTGAGGAAGATGATTCGCATCTGGGAGATTTCATTGAGGACCAGGAGGCGCTGGCGCCTGCCGATGCAGCGGCATATGAGCTGCTGAAGGAACAGCTGGAGGATGTGCTGGACACGCTGACTGAGCGTGAAGAGAATGTGCTCCGCCTGCGCTTCGGACTGGATGACGGACGGACGAGAACCCTTGAGGAAGTGGGCAAGGTGTTCGGCGTAACCCGTGAGCGGATTCGCCAGATCGAAGCCAAAGCGCTTCGTAAGCTGCGTCATCCTAGCCGCAGCAAGCGGCTGAAGGATTTCCTCGAATAG
- a CDS encoding tRNA (adenine(22)-N(1))-methyltransferase: MNNVKLSDRLQLLLEQVPAGSRLADIGSDHALLPVAAVKSGRVPSAIAGEVNPGPYEAALRGVAEAGLGARIAVRRGDGLEVLEPGEADCITIAGMGGSLIAAILERGQKLGKLAGVKTLALQPNVGEDILRRWLLANSWVLVSEHILEEDGKIYEILTAVPEGAEAAATNKELYSERLLAGGKKALNQALLLEMGPLLLQAPNEVFAAKWQGEISKLESILASLARSELEAAEEKRSRIKLQIKQIAEVLECLPKDRP, translated from the coding sequence ATGAACAACGTAAAATTATCAGACCGGCTTCAGCTGCTGCTGGAGCAGGTCCCTGCGGGCAGCAGACTTGCCGACATCGGCTCAGATCATGCCCTGCTGCCTGTTGCCGCTGTGAAGAGCGGCCGTGTGCCTTCGGCTATTGCCGGAGAAGTCAATCCGGGACCCTATGAAGCGGCGCTTCGCGGCGTTGCGGAAGCAGGACTCGGTGCAAGGATCGCTGTACGGCGCGGAGATGGGCTGGAGGTGCTGGAGCCGGGGGAAGCGGACTGCATTACCATTGCCGGGATGGGCGGGTCGCTGATCGCGGCGATTCTGGAACGAGGGCAGAAGCTAGGCAAGCTGGCCGGGGTGAAGACGCTCGCGCTACAGCCTAATGTAGGCGAGGATATTCTGCGCCGCTGGCTGCTGGCTAACAGCTGGGTACTGGTCTCGGAGCATATTTTGGAGGAAGACGGCAAAATCTATGAGATCCTGACCGCTGTCCCTGAGGGCGCTGAAGCGGCGGCGACGAATAAAGAGCTGTACAGCGAACGACTGCTTGCCGGAGGGAAGAAGGCCCTTAATCAGGCGCTGCTGCTGGAGATGGGACCGCTGCTGCTGCAAGCGCCGAATGAAGTCTTCGCTGCCAAATGGCAGGGTGAAATCTCCAAGCTGGAGAGCATCCTGGCCTCACTCGCACGTTCGGAGCTGGAGGCGGCTGAGGAGAAGCGCAGCAGAATCAAGCTTCAGATTAAACAGATTGCGGAGGTGCTGGAATGTTTGCCAAAGGACAGACCGTAA
- a CDS encoding Nif3-like dinuclear metal center hexameric protein yields the protein MFAKGQTVIGYMEQLAPKHLAEEWDNVGLQVGSLQKEITGVLVALDVNESIVDEAVAKGCNLIIAHHAVIFRPIKGILTDTPAGRLYEKLIKNDIAVYISHTNLDVAEGGMNDWMADALGIENGAPIKDIHTEQLSKLVVFVPKDHHQKVLDAILNAGAGQIGNYSHCSFNIEGYGTFLPQEGTDPYIGTPGKLERAEEVRIETIVPHPIRNKVVQAMLKAHPYEEVAYDLYSMDLKGRSLGLGRVGKLKEPATLGEFIETVKHGLDVKSVRVVGDLNRPIRKAAVMGGSGAKYYSSAIFKGADVLVTGDIDYHTAQDAHLAGIALIDPGHNAEKIMKVKVAEFLAGKLTEHKYGTAVHASQPDTEPFTFL from the coding sequence ATGTTTGCCAAAGGACAGACCGTAATTGGATATATGGAACAGCTTGCCCCGAAGCATCTGGCTGAAGAATGGGATAATGTCGGTCTTCAGGTCGGCAGTCTCCAGAAGGAAATTACCGGGGTGCTGGTGGCGCTGGATGTCAACGAGAGCATTGTGGATGAAGCGGTTGCCAAGGGCTGTAATCTGATTATTGCCCATCATGCGGTGATTTTCCGGCCGATCAAAGGAATTCTGACGGATACCCCGGCAGGCCGCTTATATGAGAAGCTGATCAAAAACGACATAGCCGTGTACATCAGCCATACGAATCTGGATGTGGCCGAAGGCGGAATGAACGACTGGATGGCCGATGCGCTGGGCATTGAGAACGGTGCGCCGATCAAGGATATTCATACCGAGCAGCTGTCCAAGCTGGTTGTATTCGTGCCGAAGGATCATCACCAGAAGGTGCTGGATGCCATTCTGAACGCCGGGGCAGGCCAGATCGGGAACTATAGCCATTGCAGCTTCAATATTGAAGGCTATGGCACCTTTCTTCCCCAGGAAGGAACAGACCCGTATATCGGTACGCCAGGCAAGCTGGAGCGGGCGGAAGAGGTCCGCATCGAGACGATTGTCCCGCATCCCATCCGCAACAAGGTGGTACAGGCCATGCTGAAGGCCCACCCTTATGAAGAGGTGGCTTATGACCTCTACTCCATGGACCTTAAGGGACGCAGCCTTGGACTCGGAAGAGTAGGGAAGCTGAAGGAGCCGGCGACGCTTGGTGAGTTCATCGAGACAGTCAAACACGGATTGGATGTGAAGAGCGTGCGTGTGGTTGGAGATCTGAACCGCCCGATCCGCAAGGCGGCAGTCATGGGCGGGTCCGGTGCCAAGTACTACAGCAGCGCTATCTTCAAGGGAGCGGATGTGCTGGTAACCGGCGATATCGATTACCATACCGCACAGGATGCCCACCTCGCGGGAATCGCCTTGATCGATCCGGGCCATAATGCGGAGAAGATCATGAAGGTGAAGGTAGCGGAGTTTCTGGCCGGCAAGCTGACGGAGCATAAGTACGGCACGGCAGTGCATGCCTCGCAGCCGGATACCGAGCCTTTTACATTTCTGTAA
- a CDS encoding aminotransferase-like domain-containing protein: protein MKINYADMTNHLGSSAVRDILKITQGKDIISLAGGLPAEELFPAEAIREAYSRVLSGDSSALQYGLTEGYLPLREQLAARLGQQGILVSAGEMILTTGSQQAIDLLCRILLDPGDTVLVEAPTYLAALQVLGSYRADIQVVKGDEDGLLPEHLEEQLRVHRPKLLYAVPTFNNPSGATWSRARREQVVELCRKYGVLILEDNPYGEIRFDESPEAYPPTLAAIDRNLGGDTCVVYTGTFSKIVAPGLRTGWIIGPAGLVSMIARAKQAADLHSSTIDQRALHELLLTFDLEAHIRLVSREYKSRMKQLSAELASQSWQGTSFLEPRGGMFLWLSLPARIHTAELLPLAVEQGVAFVPGEVFYPEQPMKNTMRLNFTHTRPELLPLAVQRLTTALSRYEERVLSL, encoded by the coding sequence ATGAAGATCAATTACGCGGATATGACTAACCATCTGGGGTCCTCCGCAGTCCGCGATATCCTTAAAATCACACAGGGCAAGGACATCATCTCGCTTGCCGGCGGACTGCCTGCCGAGGAGCTGTTTCCGGCAGAAGCGATCCGGGAGGCTTACAGCCGTGTTCTGAGCGGCGACAGCTCTGCGCTGCAATATGGACTGACAGAAGGCTATCTTCCGCTCCGTGAACAGCTGGCCGCCAGACTGGGGCAACAGGGCATCCTAGTCTCCGCCGGGGAAATGATCCTCACTACCGGCTCCCAGCAGGCCATAGATTTGCTATGCCGAATTCTGCTTGATCCGGGAGACACCGTACTTGTAGAGGCACCGACCTATCTGGCCGCTTTGCAGGTACTGGGCTCTTACCGTGCAGACATCCAGGTTGTAAAGGGGGATGAGGACGGGCTGCTGCCGGAGCATCTCGAAGAGCAGCTCCGAGTACACCGCCCTAAGCTGTTGTACGCTGTTCCCACCTTCAACAATCCTTCAGGCGCAACCTGGAGCAGGGCACGCCGTGAACAAGTGGTGGAGCTATGCCGGAAATACGGGGTGCTGATACTGGAGGATAATCCTTACGGAGAGATAAGGTTCGATGAATCCCCGGAGGCCTATCCGCCTACCCTCGCAGCCATAGACAGGAATCTGGGCGGGGATACCTGCGTGGTCTATACAGGTACTTTCTCCAAGATCGTAGCTCCGGGACTGCGGACAGGCTGGATCATTGGCCCTGCCGGGCTGGTCTCAATGATCGCCAGAGCCAAGCAAGCCGCCGATCTGCACTCCAGCACCATCGATCAGCGAGCCTTGCATGAGCTGCTGCTCACCTTCGACCTTGAAGCCCATATCCGGCTGGTCTCCCGGGAATATAAGTCACGGATGAAGCAGCTCTCGGCTGAGCTGGCTTCGCAGAGCTGGCAGGGCACATCCTTCCTGGAGCCGCGCGGCGGCATGTTCCTGTGGCTGAGCCTGCCGGCCCGGATTCATACCGCCGAGCTGCTGCCGCTTGCCGTGGAGCAAGGAGTTGCCTTCGTTCCCGGCGAGGTCTTCTATCCGGAGCAGCCCATGAAGAATACGATGCGCCTGAATTTCACCCATACCCGGCCGGAGCTGTTGCCGCTTGCGGTGCAACGCTTGACTACCGCGCTGTCCCGTTATGAGGAGCGTGTGTTGTCTCTATAA